In a genomic window of Lathamus discolor isolate bLatDis1 chromosome 4, bLatDis1.hap1, whole genome shotgun sequence:
- the GDAP2 gene encoding ganglioside-induced differentiation-associated protein 2: MDPLGAPSQFVDVDSLPGWTDAYEAKQLDSHQNPIEKAQVDIRSPFPYRKDINAKIILWKGDVALLNCTAIVNTSNESLTDKNPVSESIFMHAGPDLRDELQKLKGCRTGEAKLTKGFNLAARFIIHTVGPKYKSRYRTAAESSLYSCYRNVLQLAKEQAMCSIGFCVINSLKRCYPLEDATHIALRTVRRFLEIHGETLEKVVFAVSELEEATYQKLLPLYFPRSLEEEIQSLPYLPADIGNAEGEPVVPERQIRITEKPGVPDDASDEEGLEADLSFIGSHAFARMEGDVDKQRRLILQGQLSEAALQKQHQRNYNRWLCQARAEDLSDIASLKALYQTGVDNCGRTVMVVVGRNIPVTLIDMEKALLYFIHVMDHIAVKEYVLVYFHTLTNDYNQLDSNFLKKLYDVVDAKYKRNLKALYFVHPTFRSKVSAWFFTTFTVSGLKDKIHYVESLQQLFTAIPPEQIDLPPFVLEYDARENGPYYSSYPPSPDL, translated from the exons ATGGATCCCTTGGGTGCTCCTTCCCAGTTTGTGGATGTTGACAGTCTGCCAGGCTGGACTGATGCCTATGAGGCTAAGCAGCTGGACTCTCACCAAAATCCTATTGAAAAAGCTCAAGTTGATATTAGGTCACCTTTTCCATACAGGAAAGACAtcaatgcaaaaataattttatg GAAAGGCGATGTAGCGTTGTTGAACTGCACAGCCATAGTAAATACCAGTAATGAGTCTCTCACTGATAAAAATCCAGTATCTGAAAGTATATTCATGCATGCTGGGCCTGACCTGAGGGATGAACTCCAAAAGCTCAAAG GGTGCAGGACAGGCGAGGCTAAACTCACCAAAGGCTTTAATTTGGCTGCACGTTTTATCATTCACACAGTGGGACCCAAATACAAAAGCCGATATCGCACAGCAGCCGAGAGCTCTCTATACAGCTGCTACCGGAATGTCCTGCAGCTTGCCAA GGAACAGGCAATGTGCTCCATAGGATTTTGTGTCATTAACTCTCTGAAAAGATGCTACCCCTTGGAGGATGCAACCCACATAGCTCTGC GCACAGTTAGAAGGTTCCTGGAAATTCATGGAGAGACTCTGGAGAAGGTGGTGTTTGCAGTCTCTGAGCTTGAAGAG gCCACTTACCAGAAGTTGCTGCCTCTGTATTTTCCAAGATCATTGGAAGAAGAGATACAATCCTTGCCTTACCTCCCTGCAGATATTGGCAATGCAGAAGGGGAGCCTGTAGTACCAGAGCGGCAGATCAGGATTACTGAAAAGCCGGGTGTTCCAGATG ATGCTTCAGATGAAGAGGGTCTGGAGGCAGATTTGTCTTTCATTGGTTCCCATGCTTTTGCCCGCATGGAGGGAGATGTTGATAAACAGAGACGCCTCATCCTTCAGGGACAGTTGTCAGAGGCAGCACTGCAAAAACAGCATCAGAGGAA TTATAATCGCTGGCTGTGTCAGGCAAGAGCTGAAGACCTCTCTGATATTGCTTCTCTTAAAGCCTTGTACCAGACAG gTGTAGATAACTGTGGCCGCACAGTGATGGTGGTGGTTGGAAGGAATATCCCAGTAACATTGATAGACATGGAAAAG GCTCTTCTGTATTTCATCCACGTCATGGATCATATTGCCGTGAAGGAATATGTCCTAGTCTACTTCCACACGCTCACAAATGATTACAATCAACTAGACTCTAATTTCTTGAAGAAACTCTATGATGTTGTTGATGCCAA GTACAAGAGGAACTTGAAGGCACTGTATTTTGTCCACCCAACATTTCGTTCAAAG GTCTCAGCATGGTTTTTCACAACCTTTACAGTCTCAGGGCTAAAGGACAAAATCCACTATGTGGAAAGCCTCCAGCAGTTATTCACAGCCATACCCCCAGAACAGATAGATCTCCCTCCTTTCGTCCTTGAGTATGATGCCAGG GAAAATGGGCCTTACTATTCTTCTTATCCTCCATCCCCTGACTTGTGA